CAACAAAAGAAATAATGAGGTTTGGGGATCGTCCGGGGTATGGGCGGTCTTTTTTCTTTTGAGAATCAATAAATAATAATGGAAATAATGGATTCTTTGTACTATAATAAAAAATTGTGATAAAAAAATCATATATTAGGTTTAAGGTCAAGCAAGAAAGAATAAACTTATTATTGATGGATGTCAAGAAGAAAAAACAAAAAAAATTCGACAAAGCCAAAAGGATTTATTGAAAAAGTGAGTGAAAGCAGGAGAATGGATTATAACGTAGAATGTATTCCATATCGAGAAAAACCAAAGGTATTTGTCAATGCAGATGCTTGTCCAGTAAAAGACGAGATACAAAACATAGCTAATCAACACGGGCTTGAGGTTACATACGTAGCTTCATATGCTCACTACCATCAAAGCACAGACGAGAAAAAATGGAAGTTTGTTGATGCTGAAAAGGAATCTGCAGATCTATATATTGTGAATGCATCGCAAAAAGGGGATTTTGTGGTGACGCATGATATGGGGTTGGCTGCATCTATTGTACCTAAATGTGTTTACGTTATCACTCCTCGAGGAAAAGTAATACAAGAGGAGGATTTAGATTCACTTCTTTTTTTTCGATACGCATCCTTTAAAGCAAGGCGTGGCGGTGAGAAAACAAAGGGGCCAAAAAAGTTTACAGAGCAAGATAGACAAAATTTCTCGCATCATTTTTTACGGATTTTGTCGAAGTTTGCAGGAATTTAGGTTTTTCTATAGAACTACCTAATATAGAGTAACAAAGAGGCAGTTGATAAACCATGTCTGAACGATTATCGGACGAACTCATTAATGACCTTAGGGCCTCGGTAGACATAGTAGATGTAATTAGTGAATATGTCCAATTAAAAAAGAAAGGCCGAAATTACTTTGGTCTTTGTCCATTTCACGGAGAAAATACCCCTTCTTTTTCTGTTGCACCTGATAAACAAATTTATCGTTGTTTTGGCTGTGGTGCCGGCGGGAATGTGTTTTCTTTTTTAATGGACTTAGAAGGTTTGTCTTTTATCGAAGTGGTTCAACTACTTGCTGAACGAACTGGAAAAGAGATACCGAACTTGTCTTCTGTGAATGAAAACAAAAACCCTCGCTCTGAAAAAGAACAAAAGCTTTTTGAATTACATGAGTTATTAAATAAATTTTATCATCATTTATTGGTAAATACAAAAGAAGGTCAAAAAGCTCTTTCATACCTTGAAAATAGAGGTATAACAACAGAGGCAATTCAATCATTCCAGCTAGGCTATGCACCAGGGTCATGGGATTTTGTGAAAAATTACCTTGAAAAAAAAGGATATTCAACATCTCTTTTAGAGGAATCGGGTATCATTGTTCGAAGCTCACAAGGGGACAAAACTTTTGATCGATTTAGGGATAGAATCATGTTTCCTATTCATGATCATAGTGGAAATACGGTAGCCTTTTCTGGAAGGGTTATTGAATCAAGTGATAATGAACCAAAGTTTATTAACTCACCGGAAACACCCATATTCAAAAAAGGGAATTTATTTTTCAACTACCATCGTGCCCGAGCTGAAATTCGTAAAAAGGATTCTTGTATTCTTTTCGAAGGATACGCGGATGTTATTTCTGCTTACAATGCAGGCATTAAACATGTTTTAGCAACAATGGGAACGTCTTTATCTGATGAGCATATTCGCATTTTAAAGAGAAATGTAAATACAGTTCTACTTTGTTTCGATGCAGATAATGCAGGAGTTGAGGCAGCGTATCGGGCTGGAAATCTGCTTGAGTCGAATGCTATTTCCGTTCGAATTGCTAGCATTCCTAACAAGCTCGATCCTGACGAATATATCCGTCAATTCGGAGGAGACAGGTTCCAAGGTGAAGTTATAGATCGAAGTCAAACCTTCATGTCATTTAAGCTCTCCTACTTTCGTAGGGGGAAAAACCTCACAAATGAAGGAGAAAGGCTTCTCTATATAGAAGAAATACTTAAAGAAATTTCAAAACTAAATAGTGCCATTGAAAAGGACCACTATCTTAGACAAATTGCCAATGACTTTTCATTATCATTGGATGCTCTTAAAGAACAAGAGAATCAATATTCCTCGCAGTATAACAAAAGAATAAAGCAAAAGCAGCAACATCAAAAACCTGTACCTGAAAGTGTTCCAGTGTACAGCAAAAAAGAAAAAAGGTTAAACCCTGCTTATGTCACTGCTGAGAGAATGCTAATCGCTTATATGCTACAAAATGATCAGTTGGTTTGGGACGTACAAAGGTCTCTTCAAAATCAGACATTAAATATTGATGAGCATCAAGCCATTTTTACCTATTTGTCTGCATACTATGAAGAGGGGAATACTCCAAATGTGAGTCAATTTTTGGACTTTGTTAAAGATCAAACCATAAAAAGGCTGGTCACTGAAATAAGCTTAATCGAAACTCAAGAAGAAATATCACCACAAGAGTTAAATGATTATATCATGCAGGTGTTAAAGCATAAGAAACTGTTAATGATAAGAGAAAAAGAGCGAGAAGAAAGGGAAGCAGAAAGTGCCAAGGATTACGTGAAAGCCGCAACCATAGCTATGGAAATATTGCAGCTTCGCAAAACATTGTAGTATTTGTCATGAGTTGGAAGGAGGGGCCGCATTGGCTGAAAAATCAGCGCGTTCCAGAGAAGAAGTAGAAAATGAAGTAACATTAGACCAAGTAAAAGATAAATTAGTCGAAGTCGGTAAGAAAAGAGGGGTCCTAACTTACGAGGATATTTCTGAAAAATTATCTACCTTCGAACTTGACTCTGACCAGATGGATGAATTTTATGAGTTTTTGGGTGACCAAGGTGTAGAATTACTTGGTGATAATGAAGAATCAGACTCTACAGGTCCAGCTGTAGTTAAAGATGATGATGAGGAATTTGATTTAAATGACCTCAGTGTACCTCCAGGTGTTAAAATCAATGATCCTGTTCGTATGTACCTTAAAGAAATCGGAAGAGTAGACCTACTTTCTGCAGATGAAGAAATTGAACTTGCTGAAAGAATTGAGCAAGGTGATGAAGAAGCAAAAAGAAGACTTGCTGAGGCAAACCTACGACTCGTTGTAAGTATTGCAAAACGTTATGTAGGACGCGGTATGCTATTCCTAGACTTAATACAAGAAGGTAACATGGGTCTCATTAAGGCCGTTGAAAAATTTGATTACCGAAAAGGATTTAAGTTCAGTACTTATGCAACCTGGTGGATTCGTCAGGCTATAACACGAGCTATTGCTGACCAAGCCAGAACAATTCGTATACCCGTTCATATGGTGGAGACCATTAACAAATTAATTCGTGTTCAAAGACAGTTACTACAAGATCTAGGACGCGAACCAAGCCCTGAAGAAATTGCAGAAGATATGGACCTTACTCCTGATAAAGTAAGAGAAATTTTAAAAATCGCTCAAGAGCCAGTCTCATTGGAAACACCGATTGGTGAAGAAGATGATTCCCATCTAGGTGATTTTATTGAAGACCAAGAGGCCACTTCTCCATCTGAACATGCTGCCTACGAATTATTAAAGGAACAGCTCGAAGATGTTTTAGATACACTTACAGATCGTGAGGAAAATGTATTAAGATTACGCTTTGGCCTTGATGACGGAAGAACGAGAACCCTTGAGGAAGTTGGGAAGGTATTTGGAGTTACTCGTGAGCGTATTCGACAAATTGAAGCAAAAGCTCTTAGAAAGCTCCGTCATCCAAGTAGAAGCAAACGATTAAAAGATTTCCTTGAATAAACTTACTCATTTTTTTGAGTAAGTTTTTTTCTTTTCTAAGGGAGATAGCGTGCTATCTCTCTTTTATTTTACAGAATTATCTGTCAGTTTGTAAAGGGAATATCTAAATAATACGAAACGTTTTAATGTTGTGAAAATAATGAATTACCCATATAATGGTTGTATGGATTTTGTAAGCGCATACATGGGAGGGGTATACATGAATTTTGATTTAACACAAGAACAGCAAATGATCCAAAAAATGATACGAGAATTTGCGGATGAAGAGGTAGCACCAGGTGCATTAGAGAGAGATAATACAAAGGAATTCCCTGTAGATATTATGAAACAATTAGGTGAATTAGGAATGATGGGCCTACCATTTCCCGAAGAATATGGTGGGGGTGGTGCTGATACTATCAGCTTCGCAATTGTAGTAGAAGAATTGAGTAGAGCCTGTGGATCAACAGGAATTACTTATTCTGCACATATCTCATTGGGCGGAGCACCCATTAACATGTTTGGTACAGAAGATCAAAAACAAAAGTATTTAGTTCCAATATGTACGGGTGAGTCAATGGGAGCCTTTGGTTTAACAGAAGCAAATGCAGGTAGTGATGCTGGAGGGACTCAGACAGTAGCTCGTGAAGATCAGGGAGAATGGGTCATAAACGGAAGTAAATGCTTTATAACCAATGCTAGCTATGCCAGTCACCTAGCATTAACAGCAGTTACAGGGGAACACAATGGTGACAAAGAAATCACTGCGATTATCGTTCCAACGAAAGCAGATGGCTTTAAGGTTATAGACAACTATGAAAAAATGGGGCTACATTCATCTAATACGACAGAATTAGTAATGGAGGATGTTCGGGTTCCATTAGATAACATTTTAGGTAAGCGCGGGGAAGGTTTTCGACAATTTTTAATTACCTTAGATGGGGGAAGAATCGGAATTGGAGCAATGGCTGTTGGAATTGCTCAAGCTGCATATGAGAAAGCAGTTGCTTATGCAAGTGAAAGGAAACAATTTGGTCGATCACTTTCTCAATTCCAAGCTATCCAATTCAAGCTTGCGGATATGGCTATGAAAATTGAATTAGCCCGAAATATGGTTTATAAAGCTGCTTGGTTAAAGGACCAAGGAAGATCCTTTTCAAAAGAAGCTTCTATGTGTAAACTTTATGCTTCGGAAATATGTATGGAAGTTACAAGTCAGGCTGTTCAGATTCATGGCGGAAATGGATACATGAAAGATTATCATGTTGAGAGATACATGCGGGATGCCAAGTTACTTGAAATCGGGGAAGGTACTTCGGAAGTACAACGTATTGTTATCGCGAGAGAAATATTGAAAAATGTATAAATGAAGGAATCCCCCATATGCTATGAACGTGTTTATTTTTGTCAAATTCGTGAAAATATAAAGAAAACGTCAATTCCACTTTCACTTTAGAACGTTTTCAAGTAAAATAGTTATTGTTTGTACATTCTTTTCTACTAGTTACACTGTTCATACATAAGGAGGATCAAGAATGAATCGTAATCCAATAATTCCCTTCGTTCTTATTATGGTATTCGGGATTGGTCTTATTTTCTTCCTATCATTCATGGGATTAGAAAACAGACAAGAGCGAGCTCATGGGGGAGAAGGAGAAGAAACTGATAACGCGTTATTAGAAGCATCTCCTGAGGAAATTTATCAGCAAGCTGGTTGTATTAACTGCCACGGAGCTAACTATTCTGATGGATCTGCACCATCTTTAATTGGAGTTGGTGAAAAGTACTCAGCTGATGATATTAAAGACATCCTAACAAATGGTATCCCACCAGGAATGCCAGCAGGACTTGTACCTGATGAAAAATTAGATGAAATGGCCGAATGGTTACTAACATTAGAATAAAAAAGGAGTCCTTTGCTTTTAGTAAGGGACTTCTTTTTTATTTTTGGCTGAAGGTGTAATTCCGGGGACGAAGGTGCAATTCCGGGGACGAAGGTGCAATTCCTGGGACGAAGGTTCAATTCCGGGGACGAAGGTCAATTCCGGGGACGAAGGTGCAATTCCGGGGCTGAAGGTGCAATTCCGGGGACGAAGGTGCAATTCCGGGGACGAAGGTGCAAATTCCG
The genomic region above belongs to Bacillus carboniphilus and contains:
- a CDS encoding acyl-CoA dehydrogenase family protein gives rise to the protein MNFDLTQEQQMIQKMIREFADEEVAPGALERDNTKEFPVDIMKQLGELGMMGLPFPEEYGGGGADTISFAIVVEELSRACGSTGITYSAHISLGGAPINMFGTEDQKQKYLVPICTGESMGAFGLTEANAGSDAGGTQTVAREDQGEWVINGSKCFITNASYASHLALTAVTGEHNGDKEITAIIVPTKADGFKVIDNYEKMGLHSSNTTELVMEDVRVPLDNILGKRGEGFRQFLITLDGGRIGIGAMAVGIAQAAYEKAVAYASERKQFGRSLSQFQAIQFKLADMAMKIELARNMVYKAAWLKDQGRSFSKEASMCKLYASEICMEVTSQAVQIHGGNGYMKDYHVERYMRDAKLLEIGEGTSEVQRIVIAREILKNV
- the rpoD gene encoding RNA polymerase sigma factor RpoD encodes the protein MAEKSARSREEVENEVTLDQVKDKLVEVGKKRGVLTYEDISEKLSTFELDSDQMDEFYEFLGDQGVELLGDNEESDSTGPAVVKDDDEEFDLNDLSVPPGVKINDPVRMYLKEIGRVDLLSADEEIELAERIEQGDEEAKRRLAEANLRLVVSIAKRYVGRGMLFLDLIQEGNMGLIKAVEKFDYRKGFKFSTYATWWIRQAITRAIADQARTIRIPVHMVETINKLIRVQRQLLQDLGREPSPEEIAEDMDLTPDKVREILKIAQEPVSLETPIGEEDDSHLGDFIEDQEATSPSEHAAYELLKEQLEDVLDTLTDREENVLRLRFGLDDGRTRTLEEVGKVFGVTRERIRQIEAKALRKLRHPSRSKRLKDFLE
- the cccA gene encoding cytochrome c550, which codes for MNRNPIIPFVLIMVFGIGLIFFLSFMGLENRQERAHGGEGEETDNALLEASPEEIYQQAGCINCHGANYSDGSAPSLIGVGEKYSADDIKDILTNGIPPGMPAGLVPDEKLDEMAEWLLTLE
- a CDS encoding DUF188 domain-containing protein, encoding MDYNVECIPYREKPKVFVNADACPVKDEIQNIANQHGLEVTYVASYAHYHQSTDEKKWKFVDAEKESADLYIVNASQKGDFVVTHDMGLAASIVPKCVYVITPRGKVIQEEDLDSLLFFRYASFKARRGGEKTKGPKKFTEQDRQNFSHHFLRILSKFAGI
- the dnaG gene encoding DNA primase; translation: MSERLSDELINDLRASVDIVDVISEYVQLKKKGRNYFGLCPFHGENTPSFSVAPDKQIYRCFGCGAGGNVFSFLMDLEGLSFIEVVQLLAERTGKEIPNLSSVNENKNPRSEKEQKLFELHELLNKFYHHLLVNTKEGQKALSYLENRGITTEAIQSFQLGYAPGSWDFVKNYLEKKGYSTSLLEESGIIVRSSQGDKTFDRFRDRIMFPIHDHSGNTVAFSGRVIESSDNEPKFINSPETPIFKKGNLFFNYHRARAEIRKKDSCILFEGYADVISAYNAGIKHVLATMGTSLSDEHIRILKRNVNTVLLCFDADNAGVEAAYRAGNLLESNAISVRIASIPNKLDPDEYIRQFGGDRFQGEVIDRSQTFMSFKLSYFRRGKNLTNEGERLLYIEEILKEISKLNSAIEKDHYLRQIANDFSLSLDALKEQENQYSSQYNKRIKQKQQHQKPVPESVPVYSKKEKRLNPAYVTAERMLIAYMLQNDQLVWDVQRSLQNQTLNIDEHQAIFTYLSAYYEEGNTPNVSQFLDFVKDQTIKRLVTEISLIETQEEISPQELNDYIMQVLKHKKLLMIREKEREEREAESAKDYVKAATIAMEILQLRKTL